CTTCGCCTGGATCGTTTCGCTACTGACCTTCGGCGACTTCGCCATCGGCATCAACTTGATGGCCGCGATCCCCTGCACACTGGCCTCCGCGGCGGTTTGGACACGGAGGGCAGGGGGGAACGACTCGGTCGCCTTGATCGTGACGATCGTGACCAATTCGCTTTGCTTTCTGATCACTCCGTTCTGGCTGCTCTGGACCACAGGCAGTCAGATCACGATTACAGTTTGGCCAGATGAAGCGTCCGGCGGGCTTTCACTCGTTTCGATGATGACTTCGCTGCTGCTGTTGGTGATGCTGCCGATGCTGGCCGGACAACTTGCCCGGCTGATCCCGTACGCAGGCCATTGGGCGACACGAAACAAGTTCACCCTCGGAATCTTCGCCCAGCTTGGTGTTCTATGCATGGTGCTGCTGGGATGCATCAGTTGTGGCCTGAAACTCCGTAATTTACCGACCGATCAGATGCCGACAATTCTGTCGTTCGCGGTGATGATGGTCCTGGTTTTGGGACTTCATTTCGGAACGCTGCTGCTGGGGATCGGTGTCTCGCGGCAGCTTCGGTTGCCACGCCAGGAAGAGATTGCCATCGCATTCGCCGGGAGCCAGAAAACGTTGATGATCGGCCTGGCAATCGCCACCGAGTTCTACACCGCCAATCCCCTGGCGATCTTGCCGATGGTGACCTATCACGTCGGCCAACTGCTTCTCGATACAGCTGTCGCCGAAAGCTACATCGCCGCCGAAATCGAAAAGATTGAGTCTTCGCCTGGCGAGAGCGAATGAAAAGAACGCCGAGCCTGAACCCGCCCACCGCCGATTGTGTCTGACGAGTTGGATGAAGATTCAAACCAGGTAATCTTGAAGGGCCAGACGGCCCCTAGACAGAGGCGAAAAACCGTTATAACTTGGTTAAGTCTCTTTTGGTTCCCTTGGCTATTGCTTTTGCAGCCAGTCAACCGATACCAAACAGCACCACCACGCCCCCTTCGTCTAGTGGCCCAGGACGTCGGGTTCTCAGCCCGAAAACAGGGGTTCGACTCCCCTAGGGGGTGCTAGCCCGTCCAGCGTGCTCTCGCATTGAGCAGTGTCTGGCGGCAGAATAGCCCGGTCTTTCCGGGCTTTTTTTGTTTCTTGCGAGTCGCTGCTTACTTCAGCGGCTACCGACTGCGTCGGATTCTGCGTTATCAGTGCGTCGGATTTTGCGTCGCTTTTGATAGCCTGGGAAAAATGCTCGTCGGTCACCTGCAGATAGTGTTTCCGCGCAACGCTGACTGAGTTCCCGAGCCACTTACAGACGACATGCTCGGGAAAGGTCGCTGTGAGTTCGGTCTCGCGACTCGATCGTAGATTCTGAAACAGCTTTGGCCAGGGATCGACCTTTGCCCGATCTATGAACCGCTCGAATTGGGTTCGGAGATTGGACCCCTTGTCTCGGTACCTTGTGATAAAGAATTCCTGGCCATCCTCCGCTTCGTGATAGACAGCATTCAGGTAGGGTTTCAACTCCGGAAATAGTGGAATTACCCGTTGATCGCCGCCTGGGTGGTGGGCCGTCTTTGGACTACGAACGGTGATTCGTTCCTTCTCCCAGTCGACATCACCGAAACGCAACAGCAACGTTTCAGAAGGTGTCCGCAGGCCGCCGAAGCGTGCTAGGGCAACGATTAACTTCCATTGATTATCTGGGCACTCGGCTAGGATTTTGTAAACATTTGATTTGGGAACGAAGTACTCCCTGGTGCTATTCACCTGCGCCGGCGTTGCTAAATCAGCGAACGGGTTTTCCGACAGGTATCGCTTACGGACTGCAGCACGAAAGAACTGCTTGGCCCGTTTGACTTCCCGCGAGACGGTTGCAGCCGATAGAGTTTTGAGAAGGGACTCTCGCCACTGGTCTGCATCGCCAGGGGAAATGTCCTTCAGCTTCTTTTGGGCTCCGAAGTGATTTACCAAGTGGTCGCGAGTGACGTTGTAATTCCGTTTCGTATTGGGCTTCAAGTTGGCTCGGCCGACGATATACCCATCCAAGAACTCTTCCAAGTTGGGCACGACAAAATTCTCACGTGGCTCAATCAGTCCCTTATCGGCCAACTTCTTAGCCAGTCGATTGTCGATGTTGGCCACCCAAAGGGCGGTTTCTGAGTCCAGACCTAGTCCAGTTTTTTGAGCAACAACTAGGTGTTCCACACGGATCTTAATCGTCGCTGCGGTCTTTTTGGGAATCTTCCCCAAGTAAATCGTCCTTCGTTCTTCGCTCGAATCGACGTATTGGATCTTTCGGTTTCCGTTTTTGTCGGTGCTTAAAGACGCCATTTGTTCAAATCTCCGTTGGTTGCTGATATATGCGATTGTATGCCGCTTGGTGCGGGCTAGCTAGTCAAATTTCGTTCTTGGGTTCCGAGTGGAAGGATAGACGCATTCGTGAAATGTCACCGGCATCGAAGGTTAGTATTCGCCTACGAAGAACGGACCTCTTGTTCTGTTGAACTGACCGTTGACTCGGTGCTGACAGAAGACGCAAGGTCGATTTCTGGGGGATATTCGGGGGTTGTGTCGGTGTCGGTCATGTCAGCCAGACAGAAAACCGTCGCCGGTCGCCCTCCCGTTTCTCTCACTTCCCACTTGCCTAGGCCGGTACTTGCAAGTCGATCGAGCACGGCTTCCGCTTCTCTGGCGGTCGAGTATTGACTAAGGTTTCTTTGAACATCCCGCGCGGTGACTTCACCTCCCTGTTTGCTTATCCAATCGGAAACTCGATCCAGTGCCCGTTTCTCTCTTGCCGCTTCAGAATCTCCACTACCTCCTAAGTCGCCATAGATACGCGCCGCCTCATCTGCAAACCAACGGGCCAACGAGATACCCACGTTGAGGTTATCAACTCCGACAACTTCACTGCCTGGATTGCTCACCAGTTCGCAAAGCAAAGCCAAACGCGCGGCGTATCCTTCCAACTTCGACCAGGCAGCCGCCAACTCTCCTGACAGATCGTTTTGTTCCTCGTTGTGGGCGTTGTAGAAACTGATCCATCGTTGTTCGGCTTCGCTTGTCAGGGGAATATTGATGGGTTGCTGCTCACCGTATTCGTCTTCGGACATGGAGAGAGAGAGCAACTGATCTATTAGCCGCTCAATTGGTTCTCGATCGCATGGGGTCAGGTCATCATCGGTC
This genomic window from Bremerella sp. JC817 contains:
- a CDS encoding bile acid:sodium symporter codes for the protein MRSIFRRYWFLAALLLVVVSGFTFSPNLRVLPELKLLRNTIVVTVLFLMAFPLAFGDLHKAVQRPKAAMLATFINAGLLPVFAWIVSLLTFGDFAIGINLMAAIPCTLASAAVWTRRAGGNDSVALIVTIVTNSLCFLITPFWLLWTTGSQITITVWPDEASGGLSLVSMMTSLLLLVMLPMLAGQLARLIPYAGHWATRNKFTLGIFAQLGVLCMVLLGCISCGLKLRNLPTDQMPTILSFAVMMVLVLGLHFGTLLLGIGVSRQLRLPRQEEIAIAFAGSQKTLMIGLAIATEFYTANPLAILPMVTYHVGQLLLDTAVAESYIAAEIEKIESSPGESE
- a CDS encoding phage integrase SAM-like domain-containing protein, which encodes MASLSTDKNGNRKIQYVDSSEERRTIYLGKIPKKTAATIKIRVEHLVVAQKTGLGLDSETALWVANIDNRLAKKLADKGLIEPRENFVVPNLEEFLDGYIVGRANLKPNTKRNYNVTRDHLVNHFGAQKKLKDISPGDADQWRESLLKTLSAATVSREVKRAKQFFRAAVRKRYLSENPFADLATPAQVNSTREYFVPKSNVYKILAECPDNQWKLIVALARFGGLRTPSETLLLRFGDVDWEKERITVRSPKTAHHPGGDQRVIPLFPELKPYLNAVYHEAEDGQEFFITRYRDKGSNLRTQFERFIDRAKVDPWPKLFQNLRSSRETELTATFPEHVVCKWLGNSVSVARKHYLQVTDEHFSQAIKSDAKSDALITQNPTQSVAAEVSSDSQETKKARKDRAILPPDTAQCESTLDGLAPPRGVEPLFSG